A stretch of Rhea pennata isolate bPtePen1 chromosome 18, bPtePen1.pri, whole genome shotgun sequence DNA encodes these proteins:
- the FBXW2 gene encoding F-box/WD repeat-containing protein 2 isoform X1, whose protein sequence is MEKKDFEAWLDNISITFLSLTDLQKNETLDHLISLSGAVQLRHLSNNLEILLKRDFLKLLPLELSFYLLKWLDPQTLLTCCLVSKQWNKVISACTEVWQTACKNLGWQIDDSVQDPLHWKKVYLKAILRMKQLKDHEAFETSSLIGHSARVYALYYKDGLLCTGSDDLSAKLWDVSTGQCIYGIQTHTCAAVKFDEQKLVTGSFDNTVACWEWSSGAKTQHFRGHTGAVFSVDYNDELDILVSGSADFTVKVWALSTGTCLNTLTGHTEWVTKVVLQKCKVKSLMHSPGDYILLSADKYEIKIWPIGREINCKCLKTLSVSEDRSISLQPRLHFDGKYIVCSSALGLYQWDFASYDILRVIKPPDFSNVSLLGFGEIFALLFDNRYLYIMDLRTEKLISRWPLPEYRKSKRGSSFLAGEMSWLNGLNGQNDMGLVFATSMPDHSIHLVLWKEHG, encoded by the exons ATGGAGAAAAAGGACTTTGAAGCATGGCTTGATAACATTTCtattacatttctttctctgacggacttgcagaaaaatgaaactctgGATCACCTGATTAGCTTGAGTGGAGCAGTCCagctcaggcacctctccaatAATCTAGAGATTCTCCTCAAGAGGGACTTCCTCAAACTTCTTCCGTTGGAACTTAGTTTTTATCTATTAAAATGGCTCGATCCACAGACCTTACTCACATGTTGCCTCGTCTCTAAGCAGTGGAATAAGGTTATAAGTGCCTGTACAGAGGTATGGCAGACTGCATGTAAGAATTTAGGTTGGCAAATAGATGACTCTGTTCAGGATCCTTTACATTGGAAGAAGGTTTACCTAAAGGCTATTTTAAGGATGAAGCAACTGAAGGACCATGAAGCCTTTGAAACATCCTCTTTGATTGGACACAGTGCCAGAGTGTATGCACTTTACTATAAAGATGGACTTCTGTGTACAG GATCAGATGACTTGTCTGCAAAACTGTGGGATGTAAGCACAGGTCAGTGCATATATGGTATCCAGACACATACCTGTGCTGCAGTGAAGTTTGATGAACAAAAACTTGTAACAGGATCTTTTGATAACACAGTAGCCTGTTGGGAGTGGAGCTCTGGGGCCAAGACACAGCATTTTAGAGGACACACAGGTGCAG TTTTTAGTGTGGATTACAACGATGAACTTGATATTCTGGTCAGTGGTTCTGCGGACTTCACTGTGAAAGTATGGGCCTTATCAACAGGAACGTGCCTGAACACCCTTACTGGACACACAGAATGGGTCACTAAG GTAGTTTTGCAGAAGTGCAAAGTCAAATCTCTTATGCATAGTCCTGGGGATTATATTCTTCTAAGTGCAGATAAGTATGAAATCAAG ATTTGGCCTATTGGAAGGGAAATAAACTGCAAGTGCTTAAAAACATTATCTGTTTCTGAAGATCGCAGCATCTCCTTGCAGCCGAGACTACACTTTGATGGTAAATACATAGTGTGCAGCTCAGCTCTAGGATTGTACCAGTGGGACTTTGCCAGCTATGATATTCTCAG GGTTATCAAACCTCCTGACTTCTCAAATGTGTCCTTGCTGGGCTTTGGAGAAATATTTGCTCTACTGTTTGATAACAGATACCTGTATATAATGGACTTGAGGACAGAAAAACTGATAAGCCGCTGGCCTCTACCAGAGTATAGAAAGTCAAAGAGAGGTTCAAGCTTTTTGGCTGGTGAAATGTCTTGGTTAAATGGACTAAATGGCCAAAATGATATGGGCTTGGTTTTTGCCACCAGTATGCCAGACCACAGTATCCATTTGGTATTATGGAAAGAACATGGCTGA
- the FBXW2 gene encoding F-box/WD repeat-containing protein 2 isoform X2, with translation MEKKDFEAWLDNISITFLSLTDLQKNETLDHLISLSGAVQLRHLSNNLEILLKRDFLKLLPLELSFYLLKWLDPQTLLTCCLVSKQWNKVISACTEVWQTACKNLGWQIDDSVQDPLHWKKVYLKAILRMKQLKDHEAFETSSLIGHSARVYALYYKDGLLCTGSDDLSAKLWDVSTVACWEWSSGAKTQHFRGHTGAVFSVDYNDELDILVSGSADFTVKVWALSTGTCLNTLTGHTEWVTKVVLQKCKVKSLMHSPGDYILLSADKYEIKIWPIGREINCKCLKTLSVSEDRSISLQPRLHFDGKYIVCSSALGLYQWDFASYDILRVIKPPDFSNVSLLGFGEIFALLFDNRYLYIMDLRTEKLISRWPLPEYRKSKRGSSFLAGEMSWLNGLNGQNDMGLVFATSMPDHSIHLVLWKEHG, from the exons ATGGAGAAAAAGGACTTTGAAGCATGGCTTGATAACATTTCtattacatttctttctctgacggacttgcagaaaaatgaaactctgGATCACCTGATTAGCTTGAGTGGAGCAGTCCagctcaggcacctctccaatAATCTAGAGATTCTCCTCAAGAGGGACTTCCTCAAACTTCTTCCGTTGGAACTTAGTTTTTATCTATTAAAATGGCTCGATCCACAGACCTTACTCACATGTTGCCTCGTCTCTAAGCAGTGGAATAAGGTTATAAGTGCCTGTACAGAGGTATGGCAGACTGCATGTAAGAATTTAGGTTGGCAAATAGATGACTCTGTTCAGGATCCTTTACATTGGAAGAAGGTTTACCTAAAGGCTATTTTAAGGATGAAGCAACTGAAGGACCATGAAGCCTTTGAAACATCCTCTTTGATTGGACACAGTGCCAGAGTGTATGCACTTTACTATAAAGATGGACTTCTGTGTACAG GATCAGATGACTTGTCTGCAAAACTGTGGGATGTAAGCACAG TAGCCTGTTGGGAGTGGAGCTCTGGGGCCAAGACACAGCATTTTAGAGGACACACAGGTGCAG TTTTTAGTGTGGATTACAACGATGAACTTGATATTCTGGTCAGTGGTTCTGCGGACTTCACTGTGAAAGTATGGGCCTTATCAACAGGAACGTGCCTGAACACCCTTACTGGACACACAGAATGGGTCACTAAG GTAGTTTTGCAGAAGTGCAAAGTCAAATCTCTTATGCATAGTCCTGGGGATTATATTCTTCTAAGTGCAGATAAGTATGAAATCAAG ATTTGGCCTATTGGAAGGGAAATAAACTGCAAGTGCTTAAAAACATTATCTGTTTCTGAAGATCGCAGCATCTCCTTGCAGCCGAGACTACACTTTGATGGTAAATACATAGTGTGCAGCTCAGCTCTAGGATTGTACCAGTGGGACTTTGCCAGCTATGATATTCTCAG GGTTATCAAACCTCCTGACTTCTCAAATGTGTCCTTGCTGGGCTTTGGAGAAATATTTGCTCTACTGTTTGATAACAGATACCTGTATATAATGGACTTGAGGACAGAAAAACTGATAAGCCGCTGGCCTCTACCAGAGTATAGAAAGTCAAAGAGAGGTTCAAGCTTTTTGGCTGGTGAAATGTCTTGGTTAAATGGACTAAATGGCCAAAATGATATGGGCTTGGTTTTTGCCACCAGTATGCCAGACCACAGTATCCATTTGGTATTATGGAAAGAACATGGCTGA
- the SLC2A8 gene encoding solute carrier family 2, facilitated glucose transporter member 8 isoform X1 codes for MAAAESRWLLGRLTPDAYARAQNGKLYLATFAAVLGPLSFGFALGYSSPVIPELGKTNDPKLRLDSNQASWFGSVVTLGAATGGILGGYLVDKVGRKLSLMLCSIPYVSGYVVIISAQNIWMLYFGRILTGLASGITSLVVPVYISEISHPKVRGMLGSCVQLMVVTGILGAYIAGITLKWRWLAVLCCFPSCIMLLFMFFMPETPRFLLNQNKHSEAIASLQFLRGPHVDHEWECRQIEANVEEEGLSFLEFKNPSIYRPLLIGVALMFFQQVTGINAVMFYAETIFEDANFKDSRMASVVVGSIQVCFTAVAALIIDKTGRKVLLYISGIIMALSTALFGLYFKMVLPNPNNSSHPDLLFTLNTVSPGTESNLSWLAVVSLGLFVAGFALGWGPIPWLVMSEIFPLKARGISSGACVLTNWVMAFLVTKEFHDLIGFLTSYGTFWLFSAFCCMNVIFTAFYVPETKGRTLEQIEAYFRRS; via the exons ATGGCGGCGGCGGAGTCCCGATGGCTGCTGGGCCGCCTCACTCCGGACGCCTACGCGAG agcgCAGAACGGGAAGCTGTACCTCGCCACCTTCGCTGCTGTATTGGGCCCGCTGAGCTTTGGCTTCGCGCTAGGCTATAGCTCGCCTGTTATTCCGGAGCTGGGCAAAACCAACGATCCTAAACTAAGGTTGGACAGCAACCAGGCGTCGTGGTTCGGG tctGTTGTAACATTAGGAGCTGCTACTGGAGGAATACTGGGAGGCTATCTTGTGGATAAAGTTGGGAGAAAACTGAGTCTAATGCTATGCTCAATACCATATGTTTCTGGATATGTAGTTAttatttctgctcagaatatttGGATGctttattttggaagaataCTGACCGGCTTAGCCAGTGGAATTACTTCACTTGTTGTTCCA GTGTATATATCTGAAATATCTCATCCTAAAGTTCGTGGTATGCTTGGCTCTTGTGTTCAACTGATGGTGGTGACTGGCATACTGGGAGCCTACATTGCAG gaatAACACTAAAATGGCGCTGGCTGGCAGTATTGTGTTGTTTCCCATCCTGCATAATGCTTTTGTTCATGTTCTTCATGCCTGAAACACCGAGATTTCTGCTGAACCAGAACAAACATTCAGAAGCCATAGCCTCTTTACAGTTTCTGCGGGGACCACATGTGGATCATGAATGGGAATGTAGGCAGATTGAAGCTAATGTTGAGGAGGAG GGATTGAGTTTCTTGGAGTTCAAGAATCCTTCAATCTACAGGCCACTTCTTATTGGTGTGGCACTAATGTTCTTCCAGCAAGTAACTGGCATTAATGCAGTTATGTTTTATGCAGAAACTATCTTTGAAGATGCAAATTTCAAG GACAGCAGAATGGCTTCTGTTGTTGTTGGTTCCATACAAGTATGTTTCACTGCAGTGGCTGCACTTATCATAGATAAAACTGGACGAAAAGTACTACTTTACATATCTG ggaTCATCATGGCTCTCAGTACTGCATTGTTTGGGCTGTACTTTAAAATGGTCCTTCCAAATCCAAACAACTCATCGCATCCTGATCTACTCTTCACCTTAAATACAGTATCCCCAGGAACAGAAAGCAACCTCTCCTGGCTTGCTGTAGTGAGCCTAGGGCTCTTTGTTGCTG GTTTTGCCCTTGGCTGGGGTCCCATCCCATGGCTGGTGATGTCTGAAATTTTTCCACTTAAAGCGAGAGGCATTTCCAGTGGCGCTTGTGTGTTAACAAACTGGGTTATGGCCTTTTTAGTAACCAAGGAATTTCATGATCTTATA GGTTTCTTAACATCCTATGGCACATTTTGGCTCTTCTCTGCCTTCTGTTGCATGAATGtaattttcacagctttttatGTTCCTGAAACAAAAGGACGGACCCTGGAACAAATTGAAGCATACTTCAGAAGATCTTAA
- the SLC2A8 gene encoding solute carrier family 2, facilitated glucose transporter member 8 isoform X2: MAAGPPHSGRLRESVVTLGAATGGILGGYLVDKVGRKLSLMLCSIPYVSGYVVIISAQNIWMLYFGRILTGLASGITSLVVPVYISEISHPKVRGMLGSCVQLMVVTGILGAYIAGITLKWRWLAVLCCFPSCIMLLFMFFMPETPRFLLNQNKHSEAIASLQFLRGPHVDHEWECRQIEANVEEEGLSFLEFKNPSIYRPLLIGVALMFFQQVTGINAVMFYAETIFEDANFKDSRMASVVVGSIQVCFTAVAALIIDKTGRKVLLYISGIIMALSTALFGLYFKMVLPNPNNSSHPDLLFTLNTVSPGTESNLSWLAVVSLGLFVAGFALGWGPIPWLVMSEIFPLKARGISSGACVLTNWVMAFLVTKEFHDLIGFLTSYGTFWLFSAFCCMNVIFTAFYVPETKGRTLEQIEAYFRRS; this comes from the exons ATGGCTGCTGGGCCGCCTCACTCCGGACGCCTACGCGAG tctGTTGTAACATTAGGAGCTGCTACTGGAGGAATACTGGGAGGCTATCTTGTGGATAAAGTTGGGAGAAAACTGAGTCTAATGCTATGCTCAATACCATATGTTTCTGGATATGTAGTTAttatttctgctcagaatatttGGATGctttattttggaagaataCTGACCGGCTTAGCCAGTGGAATTACTTCACTTGTTGTTCCA GTGTATATATCTGAAATATCTCATCCTAAAGTTCGTGGTATGCTTGGCTCTTGTGTTCAACTGATGGTGGTGACTGGCATACTGGGAGCCTACATTGCAG gaatAACACTAAAATGGCGCTGGCTGGCAGTATTGTGTTGTTTCCCATCCTGCATAATGCTTTTGTTCATGTTCTTCATGCCTGAAACACCGAGATTTCTGCTGAACCAGAACAAACATTCAGAAGCCATAGCCTCTTTACAGTTTCTGCGGGGACCACATGTGGATCATGAATGGGAATGTAGGCAGATTGAAGCTAATGTTGAGGAGGAG GGATTGAGTTTCTTGGAGTTCAAGAATCCTTCAATCTACAGGCCACTTCTTATTGGTGTGGCACTAATGTTCTTCCAGCAAGTAACTGGCATTAATGCAGTTATGTTTTATGCAGAAACTATCTTTGAAGATGCAAATTTCAAG GACAGCAGAATGGCTTCTGTTGTTGTTGGTTCCATACAAGTATGTTTCACTGCAGTGGCTGCACTTATCATAGATAAAACTGGACGAAAAGTACTACTTTACATATCTG ggaTCATCATGGCTCTCAGTACTGCATTGTTTGGGCTGTACTTTAAAATGGTCCTTCCAAATCCAAACAACTCATCGCATCCTGATCTACTCTTCACCTTAAATACAGTATCCCCAGGAACAGAAAGCAACCTCTCCTGGCTTGCTGTAGTGAGCCTAGGGCTCTTTGTTGCTG GTTTTGCCCTTGGCTGGGGTCCCATCCCATGGCTGGTGATGTCTGAAATTTTTCCACTTAAAGCGAGAGGCATTTCCAGTGGCGCTTGTGTGTTAACAAACTGGGTTATGGCCTTTTTAGTAACCAAGGAATTTCATGATCTTATA GGTTTCTTAACATCCTATGGCACATTTTGGCTCTTCTCTGCCTTCTGTTGCATGAATGtaattttcacagctttttatGTTCCTGAAACAAAAGGACGGACCCTGGAACAAATTGAAGCATACTTCAGAAGATCTTAA
- the SLC2A8 gene encoding solute carrier family 2, facilitated glucose transporter member 8 isoform X5: MAAGPPHSGRLREVYISEISHPKVRGMLGSCVQLMVVTGILGAYIAGITLKWRWLAVLCCFPSCIMLLFMFFMPETPRFLLNQNKHSEAIASLQFLRGPHVDHEWECRQIEANVEEEGLSFLEFKNPSIYRPLLIGVALMFFQQVTGINAVMFYAETIFEDANFKDSRMASVVVGSIQVCFTAVAALIIDKTGRKVLLYISGIIMALSTALFGLYFKMVLPNPNNSSHPDLLFTLNTVSPGTESNLSWLAVVSLGLFVAGFALGWGPIPWLVMSEIFPLKARGISSGACVLTNWVMAFLVTKEFHDLIGFLTSYGTFWLFSAFCCMNVIFTAFYVPETKGRTLEQIEAYFRRS; the protein is encoded by the exons ATGGCTGCTGGGCCGCCTCACTCCGGACGCCTACGCGAG GTGTATATATCTGAAATATCTCATCCTAAAGTTCGTGGTATGCTTGGCTCTTGTGTTCAACTGATGGTGGTGACTGGCATACTGGGAGCCTACATTGCAG gaatAACACTAAAATGGCGCTGGCTGGCAGTATTGTGTTGTTTCCCATCCTGCATAATGCTTTTGTTCATGTTCTTCATGCCTGAAACACCGAGATTTCTGCTGAACCAGAACAAACATTCAGAAGCCATAGCCTCTTTACAGTTTCTGCGGGGACCACATGTGGATCATGAATGGGAATGTAGGCAGATTGAAGCTAATGTTGAGGAGGAG GGATTGAGTTTCTTGGAGTTCAAGAATCCTTCAATCTACAGGCCACTTCTTATTGGTGTGGCACTAATGTTCTTCCAGCAAGTAACTGGCATTAATGCAGTTATGTTTTATGCAGAAACTATCTTTGAAGATGCAAATTTCAAG GACAGCAGAATGGCTTCTGTTGTTGTTGGTTCCATACAAGTATGTTTCACTGCAGTGGCTGCACTTATCATAGATAAAACTGGACGAAAAGTACTACTTTACATATCTG ggaTCATCATGGCTCTCAGTACTGCATTGTTTGGGCTGTACTTTAAAATGGTCCTTCCAAATCCAAACAACTCATCGCATCCTGATCTACTCTTCACCTTAAATACAGTATCCCCAGGAACAGAAAGCAACCTCTCCTGGCTTGCTGTAGTGAGCCTAGGGCTCTTTGTTGCTG GTTTTGCCCTTGGCTGGGGTCCCATCCCATGGCTGGTGATGTCTGAAATTTTTCCACTTAAAGCGAGAGGCATTTCCAGTGGCGCTTGTGTGTTAACAAACTGGGTTATGGCCTTTTTAGTAACCAAGGAATTTCATGATCTTATA GGTTTCTTAACATCCTATGGCACATTTTGGCTCTTCTCTGCCTTCTGTTGCATGAATGtaattttcacagctttttatGTTCCTGAAACAAAAGGACGGACCCTGGAACAAATTGAAGCATACTTCAGAAGATCTTAA
- the SLC2A8 gene encoding solute carrier family 2, facilitated glucose transporter member 8 isoform X3 produces the protein MLCSIPYVSGYVVIISAQNIWMLYFGRILTGLASGITSLVVPVYISEISHPKVRGMLGSCVQLMVVTGILGAYIAGITLKWRWLAVLCCFPSCIMLLFMFFMPETPRFLLNQNKHSEAIASLQFLRGPHVDHEWECRQIEANVEEEGLSFLEFKNPSIYRPLLIGVALMFFQQVTGINAVMFYAETIFEDANFKDSRMASVVVGSIQVCFTAVAALIIDKTGRKVLLYISGIIMALSTALFGLYFKMVLPNPNNSSHPDLLFTLNTVSPGTESNLSWLAVVSLGLFVAGFALGWGPIPWLVMSEIFPLKARGISSGACVLTNWVMAFLVTKEFHDLIGFLTSYGTFWLFSAFCCMNVIFTAFYVPETKGRTLEQIEAYFRRS, from the exons ATGCTATGCTCAATACCATATGTTTCTGGATATGTAGTTAttatttctgctcagaatatttGGATGctttattttggaagaataCTGACCGGCTTAGCCAGTGGAATTACTTCACTTGTTGTTCCA GTGTATATATCTGAAATATCTCATCCTAAAGTTCGTGGTATGCTTGGCTCTTGTGTTCAACTGATGGTGGTGACTGGCATACTGGGAGCCTACATTGCAG gaatAACACTAAAATGGCGCTGGCTGGCAGTATTGTGTTGTTTCCCATCCTGCATAATGCTTTTGTTCATGTTCTTCATGCCTGAAACACCGAGATTTCTGCTGAACCAGAACAAACATTCAGAAGCCATAGCCTCTTTACAGTTTCTGCGGGGACCACATGTGGATCATGAATGGGAATGTAGGCAGATTGAAGCTAATGTTGAGGAGGAG GGATTGAGTTTCTTGGAGTTCAAGAATCCTTCAATCTACAGGCCACTTCTTATTGGTGTGGCACTAATGTTCTTCCAGCAAGTAACTGGCATTAATGCAGTTATGTTTTATGCAGAAACTATCTTTGAAGATGCAAATTTCAAG GACAGCAGAATGGCTTCTGTTGTTGTTGGTTCCATACAAGTATGTTTCACTGCAGTGGCTGCACTTATCATAGATAAAACTGGACGAAAAGTACTACTTTACATATCTG ggaTCATCATGGCTCTCAGTACTGCATTGTTTGGGCTGTACTTTAAAATGGTCCTTCCAAATCCAAACAACTCATCGCATCCTGATCTACTCTTCACCTTAAATACAGTATCCCCAGGAACAGAAAGCAACCTCTCCTGGCTTGCTGTAGTGAGCCTAGGGCTCTTTGTTGCTG GTTTTGCCCTTGGCTGGGGTCCCATCCCATGGCTGGTGATGTCTGAAATTTTTCCACTTAAAGCGAGAGGCATTTCCAGTGGCGCTTGTGTGTTAACAAACTGGGTTATGGCCTTTTTAGTAACCAAGGAATTTCATGATCTTATA GGTTTCTTAACATCCTATGGCACATTTTGGCTCTTCTCTGCCTTCTGTTGCATGAATGtaattttcacagctttttatGTTCCTGAAACAAAAGGACGGACCCTGGAACAAATTGAAGCATACTTCAGAAGATCTTAA
- the SLC2A8 gene encoding solute carrier family 2, facilitated glucose transporter member 8 isoform X4 translates to MLYFGRILTGLASGITSLVVPVYISEISHPKVRGMLGSCVQLMVVTGILGAYIAGITLKWRWLAVLCCFPSCIMLLFMFFMPETPRFLLNQNKHSEAIASLQFLRGPHVDHEWECRQIEANVEEEGLSFLEFKNPSIYRPLLIGVALMFFQQVTGINAVMFYAETIFEDANFKDSRMASVVVGSIQVCFTAVAALIIDKTGRKVLLYISGIIMALSTALFGLYFKMVLPNPNNSSHPDLLFTLNTVSPGTESNLSWLAVVSLGLFVAGFALGWGPIPWLVMSEIFPLKARGISSGACVLTNWVMAFLVTKEFHDLIGFLTSYGTFWLFSAFCCMNVIFTAFYVPETKGRTLEQIEAYFRRS, encoded by the exons ATGctttattttggaagaataCTGACCGGCTTAGCCAGTGGAATTACTTCACTTGTTGTTCCA GTGTATATATCTGAAATATCTCATCCTAAAGTTCGTGGTATGCTTGGCTCTTGTGTTCAACTGATGGTGGTGACTGGCATACTGGGAGCCTACATTGCAG gaatAACACTAAAATGGCGCTGGCTGGCAGTATTGTGTTGTTTCCCATCCTGCATAATGCTTTTGTTCATGTTCTTCATGCCTGAAACACCGAGATTTCTGCTGAACCAGAACAAACATTCAGAAGCCATAGCCTCTTTACAGTTTCTGCGGGGACCACATGTGGATCATGAATGGGAATGTAGGCAGATTGAAGCTAATGTTGAGGAGGAG GGATTGAGTTTCTTGGAGTTCAAGAATCCTTCAATCTACAGGCCACTTCTTATTGGTGTGGCACTAATGTTCTTCCAGCAAGTAACTGGCATTAATGCAGTTATGTTTTATGCAGAAACTATCTTTGAAGATGCAAATTTCAAG GACAGCAGAATGGCTTCTGTTGTTGTTGGTTCCATACAAGTATGTTTCACTGCAGTGGCTGCACTTATCATAGATAAAACTGGACGAAAAGTACTACTTTACATATCTG ggaTCATCATGGCTCTCAGTACTGCATTGTTTGGGCTGTACTTTAAAATGGTCCTTCCAAATCCAAACAACTCATCGCATCCTGATCTACTCTTCACCTTAAATACAGTATCCCCAGGAACAGAAAGCAACCTCTCCTGGCTTGCTGTAGTGAGCCTAGGGCTCTTTGTTGCTG GTTTTGCCCTTGGCTGGGGTCCCATCCCATGGCTGGTGATGTCTGAAATTTTTCCACTTAAAGCGAGAGGCATTTCCAGTGGCGCTTGTGTGTTAACAAACTGGGTTATGGCCTTTTTAGTAACCAAGGAATTTCATGATCTTATA GGTTTCTTAACATCCTATGGCACATTTTGGCTCTTCTCTGCCTTCTGTTGCATGAATGtaattttcacagctttttatGTTCCTGAAACAAAAGGACGGACCCTGGAACAAATTGAAGCATACTTCAGAAGATCTTAA